One genomic window of Roseateles sp. DAIF2 includes the following:
- the fliN gene encoding flagellar motor switch protein FliN encodes MSPDTPSQDEQDAMAAEWAAALAEAKPAEVAEEVQSAAEQVAPASFANFTPTPSNAPGSDINMILDIPVQLTVELGRTRIPIKNILQLAQGSVVELDALAGEPMDVLVNGYLIAQGEVVVVNDKFGIRLTDIVTPSERMRRLSKA; translated from the coding sequence ATGTCACCTGACACCCCATCTCAAGACGAACAGGACGCGATGGCGGCCGAATGGGCCGCGGCGCTGGCCGAAGCCAAACCCGCCGAGGTGGCCGAGGAAGTGCAGAGCGCGGCCGAGCAGGTGGCCCCCGCCAGCTTCGCGAACTTCACGCCGACGCCCAGCAATGCGCCGGGCAGCGACATCAACATGATCCTGGACATCCCGGTCCAGCTGACCGTGGAACTGGGCCGCACCCGCATCCCGATCAAGAACATCCTGCAGCTGGCCCAGGGCTCGGTGGTGGAGCTGGATGCGCTGGCCGGCGAGCCGATGGACGTGCTGGTCAACGGCTACCTGATCGCCCAGGGCGAGGTGGTGGTGGTGAACGACAAGTTCGGCATCCGCCTGACCGACATCGTCACGCCCTCGGAGCGCATGCGCCGCCTCTCGAAGGCCTGA
- the fliR gene encoding flagellar biosynthetic protein FliR, with protein MFSFTEAQLLQWLTPLLWPTVRILALFAGMPIFSQRNVPMRVRVGLAIFIALAAQPSLPAMPVVPLDSPPLLLLLLAQQLLIGLAMGFAVRLVFASLEFAGELIGLQMGLNFAGFFDPATGSQGTASARFFGSMVAFLFIAINGHLLLINALVQSFHAFPVGQEPFAFLRAAQPQTWGAEIFRIGLWIALPLITMLMFVNLVLGVISRVAPQINVFSVGFPLTVSIGLVGMVATLPLMQTPFMVALERLLAAFT; from the coding sequence GTGTTTTCCTTCACGGAGGCCCAGCTGCTGCAGTGGTTGACGCCGCTGCTGTGGCCGACGGTGCGCATCCTGGCGCTGTTCGCCGGCATGCCGATCTTCAGCCAGCGCAATGTGCCGATGCGGGTGCGCGTCGGGCTGGCGATCTTCATCGCGCTGGCGGCCCAGCCCTCGCTGCCGGCGATGCCGGTGGTGCCGCTGGATTCGCCGCCGCTGCTGCTCCTGCTGCTGGCGCAGCAGCTGTTGATCGGGCTGGCGATGGGCTTCGCGGTGCGCCTGGTGTTCGCCTCGCTGGAATTCGCCGGCGAGCTGATCGGGCTGCAGATGGGTTTGAACTTCGCCGGTTTCTTCGACCCCGCGACCGGCAGCCAGGGCACGGCCAGCGCGCGCTTCTTCGGCTCGATGGTGGCCTTCCTCTTCATCGCGATCAACGGCCATCTGCTGCTGATCAACGCGCTGGTGCAGAGTTTCCACGCCTTCCCGGTCGGCCAGGAGCCCTTCGCCTTCCTGCGCGCGGCGCAGCCTCAGACCTGGGGCGCCGAGATCTTCCGCATCGGCCTGTGGATCGCGCTGCCGCTGATCACGATGCTGATGTTCGTGAATCTGGTGCTGGGCGTGATCTCGCGCGTCGCGCCGCAGATCAATGTGTTCTCGGTCGGCTTCCCGCTGACCGTCAGCATCGGCCTGGTCGGCATGGTCGCGACCCTGCCGCTGATGCAGACGCCCTTCATGGTGGCGCTGGAGCGGCTGCTGGCGGCCTTTACCTGA
- a CDS encoding YfiR family protein → MRRKASSWWLVWLLLAPAAAAAEPLPEEARLKAAFIYRFAQFTDWPPPPLRGFVLCLAGASPELASALREQAQRPWGGFTPELQLPERPEQARHCQLLVLGGLTRDELRRWVQALGASPVLLVADSPEAFRAGADIGLIQEPNSLAFRVNLSESRRRGLVLSSQMLKLAREVR, encoded by the coding sequence ATGAGGCGCAAGGCTTCATCCTGGTGGCTTGTCTGGCTGCTGCTGGCGCCGGCCGCCGCTGCGGCCGAGCCGCTGCCGGAGGAGGCGCGGCTGAAGGCCGCCTTCATCTACCGCTTCGCCCAGTTCACCGACTGGCCGCCGCCGCCGCTGCGCGGCTTCGTGCTGTGCCTGGCCGGGGCCTCGCCGGAGCTGGCCAGCGCGTTGCGCGAGCAGGCCCAGCGGCCCTGGGGCGGCTTCACGCCGGAGCTGCAGCTGCCCGAGCGGCCCGAGCAGGCGCGCCATTGCCAGCTGCTGGTGCTGGGCGGGCTGACGCGCGACGAGCTGCGCCGCTGGGTGCAGGCGCTGGGTGCCAGCCCGGTGCTGCTGGTGGCCGACAGCCCCGAGGCCTTCCGCGCCGGGGCCGACATCGGCCTGATCCAGGAGCCGAACAGCCTGGCCTTTCGCGTCAACCTGAGCGAGAGCCGGCGCCGCGGCCTGGTGCTGAGTTCGCAGATGCTGAAGCTGGCGCGCGAGGTCAGGTAA
- a CDS encoding flagellar hook-length control protein FliK produces the protein MTSLSANTLLSGLAKRGNPLPGGPAGGLPEPSGLPSFSALLRDNVVAAPPQTPPTPPAAPAQPPKAATPQQPPAQQPDSPPPRAVVQPQRPPAARPNASAQQPGAKAQDGATKTKTAEAAPARTGEVAADAGRSEAGRKKAAADGDAATPSPASTDAAKPPVSAETTTETAAWLPPATASADPAQTTSPTPAPDARLLPQAAGDARAPAATPEDATTAAADPAATGRAGPVALDGKNPAASPAPADKADARATAASPRKAGETPADAASGKAAATAVGADSFAARLEQAQQATPTLPQGAEALLAARHAGAIAENGNNGAPPTPRAVELAQPLYSPEFAPEMAARISVLAADGVQQAELHLNPAEMGPVQIQIVVDGQQAQISFHSEQADTRAVLERGLPELASALRENGLTLSGGGVFQQPRDAQQQQPQAGDGSNSGRRNNAGAEANDPLGQPAAAAARPAPRARGVVDLYA, from the coding sequence ATGACCAGCCTCTCCGCCAACACCCTGCTCTCCGGCCTCGCCAAGCGCGGCAATCCCCTGCCCGGCGGCCCGGCCGGCGGCCTGCCCGAACCCAGCGGCCTGCCCAGCTTCTCGGCCCTGCTGCGCGACAACGTCGTCGCGGCACCGCCGCAAACACCGCCAACGCCGCCCGCCGCACCGGCCCAGCCGCCCAAGGCCGCGACGCCCCAGCAGCCCCCCGCGCAGCAGCCGGACAGCCCGCCGCCGCGCGCCGTCGTCCAGCCGCAGCGCCCGCCCGCTGCGCGCCCCAATGCGTCCGCGCAGCAGCCCGGCGCCAAGGCCCAGGACGGCGCTACAAAGACCAAGACGGCCGAGGCCGCACCGGCCCGCACCGGCGAAGTGGCGGCGGATGCTGGCCGCAGCGAAGCTGGCCGCAAGAAGGCCGCGGCCGACGGCGACGCGGCCACGCCATCGCCCGCCAGCACCGATGCCGCCAAGCCGCCGGTGAGCGCCGAGACGACGACCGAGACCGCCGCCTGGCTGCCGCCGGCCACCGCCTCGGCCGACCCGGCCCAGACCACGAGCCCGACGCCCGCACCGGACGCCCGCCTGCTGCCGCAGGCCGCCGGTGATGCCCGCGCTCCCGCCGCCACGCCAGAAGATGCAACAACGGCCGCCGCCGATCCGGCCGCGACCGGCCGCGCCGGCCCGGTGGCGCTGGACGGCAAGAATCCCGCCGCTAGCCCCGCGCCCGCCGACAAGGCCGATGCGCGCGCCACCGCAGCCTCCCCGCGCAAGGCGGGCGAAACGCCGGCCGACGCGGCCAGCGGCAAGGCGGCGGCGACGGCTGTCGGCGCGGACAGCTTTGCAGCCCGGCTGGAACAGGCCCAGCAGGCCACGCCCACCCTGCCGCAGGGTGCCGAGGCCCTGCTGGCCGCGCGGCACGCCGGTGCGATCGCCGAGAACGGCAACAACGGCGCGCCGCCGACACCGCGCGCGGTGGAACTGGCCCAGCCGCTCTACAGCCCCGAGTTCGCGCCCGAGATGGCGGCCCGCATCAGCGTGCTGGCGGCCGATGGCGTGCAGCAGGCCGAACTGCACCTCAACCCGGCCGAGATGGGGCCGGTGCAGATCCAGATCGTGGTCGACGGCCAGCAGGCCCAGATCTCCTTCCACAGCGAGCAGGCCGATACCCGCGCGGTGCTGGAGCGCGGCCTGCCCGAACTGGCCAGCGCGCTGCGCGAGAACGGCCTGACCCTGTCCGGCGGCGGCGTGTTCCAGCAGCCGCGCGACGCTCAACAGCAGCAGCCGCAGGCCGGCGACGGCTCGAACTCGGGCCGCCGCAACAACGCCGGCGCCGAGGCCAACGACCCGCTCGGCCAGCCGGCCGCGGCCGCCGCTCGGCCCGCACCGCGTGCCCGCGGCGTCGTGGACCTTTACGCCTGA
- the fliQ gene encoding flagellar biosynthesis protein FliQ — MDAQQVFTFGQQGLYMLLMVAAPILIVVLAVGVLVSVFQAATQINEATLSFVPKVVAAVLVLAVAGPWMVTTLVEYIQRTLQTIPQVVG, encoded by the coding sequence ATGGATGCCCAACAAGTCTTCACCTTCGGCCAGCAGGGCCTGTACATGCTGCTGATGGTGGCCGCCCCGATCCTGATCGTCGTGCTGGCGGTCGGCGTGCTGGTCAGCGTGTTCCAGGCCGCGACCCAGATCAACGAGGCCACCCTGTCCTTCGTGCCCAAGGTGGTCGCCGCGGTGCTGGTGCTGGCAGTGGCCGGGCCCTGGATGGTGACCACCCTGGTCGAGTACATCCAGCGCACCTTGCAGACCATTCCTCAGGTCGTGGGCTAG
- the fliJ gene encoding flagellar export protein FliJ encodes MSTQALTILLERAEAERDTALSQLQELQRQADAARAQADQLGEYRHQYQQRWTQQFTQRTTIDIVGHYQNFGQRLDQAIDQQGSVSRFADQRVERARAVLKELELRVASVRKLLERRQHELLRSALRREQKVTDEQAARAALAQMNPFMRVSA; translated from the coding sequence ATGAGCACCCAAGCCCTGACCATCCTGCTGGAGCGCGCCGAGGCCGAGCGCGACACCGCCCTGTCGCAGCTGCAGGAGCTGCAACGCCAGGCCGACGCCGCGCGCGCCCAGGCCGACCAGTTGGGCGAGTACCGACATCAGTACCAGCAGCGCTGGACGCAGCAGTTCACGCAGCGCACCACCATCGACATCGTCGGCCATTACCAGAACTTCGGTCAGCGCCTGGACCAGGCGATCGACCAGCAGGGTTCGGTCAGCCGCTTCGCCGACCAGCGCGTCGAGCGCGCCCGCGCGGTGCTGAAGGAGCTGGAGCTGCGCGTCGCCTCGGTGCGCAAGCTGCTGGAGCGCCGCCAGCATGAGCTGCTGCGCAGCGCGCTGCGCCGCGAGCAGAAGGTCACCGACGAACAGGCCGCCCGCGCCGCGCTGGCCCAGATGAACCCTTTCATGCGCGTCAGCGCCTGA
- a CDS encoding flagellar biosynthetic protein FliO, protein MSNNNLLPLLWFVAILALIPALLWLLKRTPLGGAGAQGQMRTVAMLQIAPNQRLLTVEVGQGEDRRWLVLGVTAQQISTLHVMPPQPEGTAAAPLAVPAFAQLLRAKLRKDGGGGAEDQHRAP, encoded by the coding sequence ATGAGCAATAACAACCTCCTGCCCCTTCTCTGGTTCGTCGCCATCCTGGCGTTGATCCCGGCCCTGCTGTGGCTGCTCAAGCGCACCCCGCTGGGCGGCGCCGGCGCCCAGGGCCAGATGCGCACCGTCGCGATGCTGCAGATCGCGCCCAACCAGCGCCTGCTGACCGTCGAGGTCGGCCAGGGCGAGGACCGCCGCTGGCTGGTGCTGGGCGTCACCGCCCAGCAGATCAGCACCCTGCATGTGATGCCGCCGCAGCCCGAAGGCACGGCCGCGGCACCGCTGGCGGTACCGGCCTTCGCCCAACTGCTCAGAGCCAAGCTGCGCAAGGATGGCGGTGGTGGCGCGGAGGACCAGCATCGTGCGCCTTGA
- the fliP gene encoding flagellar type III secretion system pore protein FliP (The bacterial flagellar biogenesis protein FliP forms a type III secretion system (T3SS)-type pore required for flagellar assembly.), giving the protein MSVLSAVSFGALAQQAGAPASLPLIIGQGAGGSSYSVPIQTLLFFTALGFLPAVLLMMTGFTRIVIVLSLMRQALGTQAAPPNQVIIGLSLFLTFFVMSPTLDKVYAEAWQPYSTGQIGFDEALKRAEVPMRGFMLKQTRQSDVALFSRLAKLEGEVKPEAVPFRVLVPAFVTSELKSAFQIAFLIFIPFLVIDMIVSSVLMSLGMMMLSPVLVALPFKLMLFVLADGWNLLLGSLAASFAQ; this is encoded by the coding sequence CTGTCGGTGTTGTCGGCCGTTTCTTTCGGCGCTTTAGCGCAGCAGGCCGGCGCGCCGGCCAGCCTGCCGCTGATCATCGGCCAGGGCGCCGGTGGCAGCAGCTACTCGGTGCCGATCCAGACCCTGCTGTTCTTCACCGCGCTGGGCTTCCTGCCCGCGGTGCTGCTGATGATGACGGGCTTCACCCGCATCGTGATCGTGCTGTCGCTGATGCGCCAGGCGCTGGGCACTCAGGCCGCGCCGCCGAACCAGGTGATCATCGGCCTGTCCCTGTTCCTGACCTTCTTCGTGATGAGCCCCACCCTGGACAAGGTCTATGCCGAGGCCTGGCAGCCCTACTCCACCGGCCAGATCGGCTTCGACGAGGCGCTCAAGCGCGCCGAGGTGCCGATGCGCGGCTTCATGCTGAAGCAGACCCGCCAGTCCGATGTCGCGCTGTTCTCGCGCCTGGCCAAGCTGGAAGGCGAGGTCAAGCCGGAGGCCGTGCCCTTTCGCGTGCTGGTGCCGGCCTTCGTCACCAGTGAGCTGAAGTCGGCCTTCCAGATCGCCTTCCTGATCTTCATCCCCTTCCTGGTGATCGACATGATCGTCTCCAGCGTGCTGATGAGCCTGGGGATGATGATGCTGTCGCCGGTGCTGGTGGCCCTGCCCTTCAAGCTGATGCTGTTCGTGCTGGCCGATGGCTGGAACCTGCTGCTGGGTTCGCTGGCCGCCAGCTTCGCCCAATAG
- the fliI gene encoding flagellar protein export ATPase FliI, which yields MESRRERWTRYLDDLQAFAATPVALESQGKLVRVAGLVLEATGVKVPVGSVCEIHAPRVGNSSRRGSPPVKAEVVGFSGDRAYLMPTDEVTGLASGALVLPRFTPPRAPQLGKPQHPWRRDEDRGLRLPMGDGLLGRVVDSHGHPIDRRGPLEGVHDEPMIRRPINAMDRDPVRTPLDTGVRSINAMLTVGRGQRLGLFAGTGVGKSVLLGMMARYTQADVIVVGLIGERGREVKEFIEDILGEEGIQRSVVVAAPADAPPLVRMQGATYATAIAEHFRDKGQHVLLLMDSLTRYAMAQREIALAIGEPPATKGYPPSCFAKLPQLVERSGNGLAGEGSITAFYTVLSEGDDQQDPIADAARGILDGHIVLSRELAEAGHYPAIDIERSISRVMSNVAPQGHLESARRFRQLLAKYNKARDLIQLGAYQSGHDHELDLAVRLHTDMNRLLQQDMHTPATLEASVGQLSAVVNHS from the coding sequence ATGGAAAGCCGCCGCGAACGCTGGACCCGCTACCTGGACGACCTGCAGGCCTTCGCCGCCACACCGGTGGCGCTGGAGTCGCAGGGCAAGCTGGTGCGCGTCGCCGGCCTGGTGCTGGAGGCCACCGGCGTCAAGGTGCCGGTCGGCTCGGTCTGCGAGATCCATGCACCGCGCGTCGGCAACAGCTCGCGCCGCGGCAGCCCGCCGGTCAAGGCCGAGGTGGTCGGCTTCTCCGGCGACCGCGCCTACCTGATGCCGACCGACGAGGTCACCGGCCTGGCCAGCGGCGCCCTGGTGCTGCCGCGCTTCACGCCGCCGCGCGCGCCGCAGCTGGGCAAGCCGCAACATCCCTGGCGCCGCGACGAGGACCGCGGCCTGCGCCTGCCGATGGGCGACGGTCTGCTGGGCCGTGTGGTCGATTCGCATGGCCACCCGATCGACCGCCGCGGCCCGCTGGAGGGCGTGCACGACGAGCCGATGATCCGCCGCCCGATCAATGCGATGGACCGCGATCCGGTGCGCACCCCGCTGGACACCGGCGTGCGCTCGATCAACGCGATGCTGACCGTCGGCCGCGGCCAGCGCCTGGGCCTGTTCGCCGGCACCGGCGTCGGCAAATCGGTGCTGCTGGGCATGATGGCCCGCTACACCCAGGCCGACGTGATCGTGGTCGGCCTGATCGGCGAGCGCGGCCGCGAGGTCAAGGAATTCATCGAGGACATCCTCGGCGAGGAAGGCATCCAGCGCTCGGTCGTCGTGGCCGCGCCGGCCGATGCGCCGCCGCTGGTGCGCATGCAGGGCGCGACCTACGCCACCGCGATCGCCGAGCATTTCCGCGACAAGGGCCAGCATGTGCTGCTGCTGATGGATTCGCTGACCCGCTACGCGATGGCTCAGCGCGAGATCGCGCTGGCGATCGGCGAGCCGCCGGCCACCAAGGGCTATCCGCCCAGCTGCTTCGCCAAGCTGCCCCAACTGGTCGAGCGCAGCGGCAACGGCCTGGCCGGCGAGGGTTCGATCACCGCCTTCTACACCGTGCTGAGCGAGGGCGACGACCAGCAGGACCCGATCGCCGACGCGGCGCGCGGGATTCTCGATGGCCATATCGTGCTGTCGCGCGAGCTGGCCGAGGCCGGCCATTACCCGGCGATCGACATCGAGCGCTCGATCTCGCGGGTGATGAGCAATGTCGCGCCGCAGGGCCATCTGGAGTCGGCGCGGCGTTTCCGCCAGCTCCTCGCCAAGTACAACAAGGCGCGCGACCTGATCCAGCTCGGCGCCTACCAGAGCGGCCATGACCATGAACTGGACCTGGCCGTGCGCCTGCACACCGACATGAACCGCCTGCTGCAACAGGACATGCATACCCCCGCGACCCTGGAGGCCAGCGTCGGCCAGCTGAGCGCGGTGGTCAATCATTCCTGA
- a CDS encoding TonB-dependent siderophore receptor — protein MRARAYCIGLSLLAAAAARAGDPPSLEELLQKNLDQPSRQVEVSSASRFAQSAAQAPAVTYVLTAQDITHLGLRSLADVLRSLPGLYVSSDSQFSFVSARGLGRAGEYNSRLLVLLDGMRLNENILDAAQVGRDGVVDIALIERVEFTPGPGASVYGNNAFFGVIHIVTKRADRLQGLQLRYSQASSSERNASLTLGRRGDSGSEAWLSLSGFEQHRMHEVVPPPPSALAARFRELDHDRGARLQAGLSWRGVNLRLGSSERLRGLPVPVSPLQPDRLEPARDLTRSHFAQLSLERSLNEDWDLYAAGALQRSLYRSSSPYVADEALNQLAIYRNQFLGRWGQLHLRLGYQGLDGHYLSLGLEHQHDAAQHIWVGTLGQRPQVDRDGSDRRLGLFIQDEWRPAPRHTLVLGLRHDRSDTAGSSLNPRLAWVWSPAAETGLKLLYGSAYRGANRSEIGLNEEQGVAAPRAEQVRSLELALDQGLREHWRLRASLYLSRISGLIRLSPENPVFENSARLLSRGIELGLDGRWAGGAELSVSLSLNHHRSDAATDRLNTQPRGLLKLHASRPLGPLRLSGQWLAASGRRVLGERQGGYGLVNLQLLWQADARSELALGLYNAGDKRVAEFTQAGSLLPLRQEGRVLRLSLSRRFGS, from the coding sequence GCGCCTCGCGCTTCGCGCAGAGCGCGGCCCAGGCCCCGGCCGTGACCTATGTGCTGACGGCGCAGGACATCACCCATCTGGGCCTGCGCAGCCTGGCCGACGTGCTGCGCAGCCTGCCCGGCCTCTATGTCAGCAGCGACAGCCAGTTCAGCTTCGTCTCGGCGCGCGGCCTGGGCCGGGCCGGCGAGTACAACTCGCGCCTGCTGGTGTTGCTGGACGGCATGCGCCTGAACGAGAACATCCTGGATGCGGCCCAGGTCGGGCGCGACGGGGTGGTGGACATCGCGCTGATCGAGCGGGTCGAGTTCACGCCCGGCCCCGGTGCCTCGGTCTATGGCAACAACGCCTTCTTCGGCGTGATCCATATCGTCACCAAGCGCGCCGACCGGCTGCAGGGCCTGCAGCTGCGCTACAGCCAGGCCTCCAGCTCCGAGCGCAATGCCTCGCTGACCCTGGGCCGGCGCGGCGACAGCGGGAGCGAGGCCTGGCTGAGCCTGTCGGGCTTCGAGCAGCATCGCATGCACGAGGTGGTGCCGCCACCGCCGTCGGCGCTGGCGGCGCGCTTTCGCGAGCTGGACCATGACCGCGGCGCGCGGCTGCAGGCCGGGCTGTCCTGGCGCGGCGTCAATCTGCGCCTGGGCAGCAGCGAGCGCCTGCGCGGCCTGCCGGTGCCGGTCTCGCCGCTGCAGCCGGACCGGCTGGAACCGGCGCGCGACCTGACCCGCAGCCATTTCGCCCAGCTGAGCCTGGAGCGCAGCCTGAACGAGGACTGGGACCTCTATGCGGCCGGCGCGCTGCAGCGCTCGCTCTACCGCAGCAGTTCGCCCTATGTGGCCGACGAGGCCTTGAATCAGCTGGCGATCTATCGCAACCAGTTCCTCGGCCGCTGGGGCCAGTTGCACCTGCGCCTGGGCTACCAGGGCCTGGACGGGCATTACCTGAGCCTGGGCCTGGAGCATCAGCACGACGCGGCGCAGCACATCTGGGTCGGCACCCTGGGCCAGCGGCCGCAGGTCGATCGCGACGGCAGCGACCGCCGCCTGGGCCTGTTCATCCAGGACGAATGGCGACCGGCGCCGCGCCATACCCTGGTGCTGGGCCTGCGCCATGACCGCAGCGACACCGCCGGCAGCAGCCTGAACCCGCGCCTGGCCTGGGTCTGGAGCCCGGCGGCCGAGACCGGGTTGAAGCTGCTCTACGGCAGCGCCTACCGCGGCGCCAATCGCAGCGAGATCGGCCTCAACGAGGAGCAGGGCGTGGCGGCGCCGCGCGCCGAGCAGGTGCGCAGCCTGGAGCTGGCGCTGGACCAGGGCCTGCGCGAGCATTGGCGGCTGCGCGCCTCGCTGTACCTGAGCCGCATCAGCGGGTTGATCCGGCTCAGCCCTGAGAACCCGGTCTTCGAGAACAGCGCGCGGCTGCTGAGCCGCGGCATCGAACTGGGTCTGGACGGGCGTTGGGCCGGTGGTGCCGAGCTGTCGGTCAGCCTGAGCCTGAACCATCATCGCAGCGACGCCGCCACCGACCGGCTGAACACCCAGCCGCGCGGCCTGCTGAAGCTGCATGCCAGCCGGCCGCTCGGGCCGCTGCGCCTGTCCGGCCAATGGCTGGCCGCCAGTGGGCGGCGCGTGCTGGGCGAACGCCAGGGCGGCTATGGCCTCGTCAATCTGCAGCTGCTGTGGCAGGCCGATGCCCGCAGCGAGCTGGCCCTGGGCCTGTACAACGCCGGCGACAAGCGCGTCGCCGAGTTCACCCAAGCCGGCAGCCTGCTGCCGCTGCGCCAGGAGGGTCGGGTCTTGCGCCTGAGCCTGAGCCGGCGCTTCGGATCATGA
- the fliL gene encoding flagellar basal body-associated protein FliL codes for MATAAASDAAPAGGGKKKLVIILVVVLLLVLGGGAALLLLKKKPASEDGEDGHAEAPVSHAAAKPGTPPVFVPLDPFTVNLADKEVDRFAQVGVTLEVVDAKFAEQLKAYMPAIRSNVLMVLSYKTSAELLSREGKEKLAREIMRESVRPMGIELDDEDEDEASDAPKKKKKKRRQVQSPVTNVLFSSFIVQ; via the coding sequence ATGGCAACAGCCGCCGCTTCGGATGCGGCCCCCGCGGGCGGGGGCAAGAAGAAGCTCGTCATCATCCTGGTGGTCGTCCTGCTGCTGGTGCTGGGCGGCGGCGCGGCCCTGCTGCTGTTGAAGAAGAAGCCGGCGAGCGAGGACGGCGAGGACGGCCATGCCGAGGCGCCGGTCAGCCATGCCGCGGCCAAGCCCGGCACGCCGCCGGTGTTCGTGCCGCTGGACCCCTTCACGGTCAACCTCGCCGACAAGGAAGTGGACCGCTTCGCCCAGGTCGGCGTGACTCTGGAGGTGGTGGACGCCAAGTTCGCCGAGCAGCTGAAGGCGTACATGCCGGCGATCCGCAGCAATGTGCTGATGGTGCTGTCCTACAAGACCTCGGCCGAGCTGCTGTCGCGTGAGGGCAAGGAAAAGCTGGCGCGCGAGATCATGCGCGAGTCGGTGCGCCCGATGGGCATCGAGCTCGACGACGAGGATGAGGACGAGGCCAGCGACGCGCCGAAAAAGAAGAAGAAAAAGCGCCGCCAGGTCCAGAGCCCGGTCACCAATGTGCTGTTCTCCAGCTTCATCGTGCAATGA
- the fliM gene encoding flagellar motor switch protein FliM, with protein sequence MNQQILSQDEVDALLQGITGESQKLEAEEEQVGGIRDYNLASQERIVRGRMPTMEIINERFARNIRVGLFNFIRKSPEVAIGGIKVQKYSAFLREIVVPTNFNIVSVKPLRGSGLIVCDPTLVFAVIDSLFGGIGKFHARIEGRDFSATEQRVILRLVEVITTEYQKAWKGVYPLELDYQRSEMQPQFANIATPSEIVVSTSFTLEIGETSGTVYFCIPYSTLEPIRDVLYSTTVGDSTEPDRRWVNLLKHQIQAAEVEIVAELGHAPATVEQLLAFKPGDFIELDLEQVIKAKIDGVPVFDCHYGTSNGKYALKVDKMLTAPDAGWLGARDVT encoded by the coding sequence ATGAACCAGCAGATCCTTTCGCAAGACGAAGTCGATGCCCTGCTGCAAGGCATAACCGGCGAGAGCCAGAAGCTCGAGGCGGAAGAGGAGCAGGTCGGGGGCATACGCGACTACAACCTGGCGAGCCAGGAACGCATCGTGCGTGGGCGCATGCCCACGATGGAGATCATCAACGAGCGTTTCGCACGCAATATCCGCGTCGGGCTGTTCAACTTCATCCGCAAGAGCCCCGAGGTCGCGATCGGCGGCATCAAGGTGCAGAAGTACTCGGCCTTCCTGCGCGAGATCGTGGTGCCGACCAACTTCAACATCGTCTCGGTCAAGCCGCTGCGCGGCTCCGGGCTGATCGTCTGCGACCCGACCCTGGTGTTCGCGGTGATCGATTCGCTGTTCGGCGGCATCGGCAAGTTCCACGCCCGCATCGAGGGCCGCGATTTCTCCGCCACCGAGCAGCGCGTGATCCTGCGCCTGGTCGAGGTGATCACGACCGAATACCAGAAGGCCTGGAAGGGCGTCTATCCGCTGGAGCTGGACTACCAGCGCTCGGAGATGCAGCCCCAGTTCGCCAATATCGCCACGCCCAGCGAGATCGTCGTCTCGACCAGCTTCACCCTGGAGATCGGCGAGACCAGCGGCACGGTGTATTTCTGCATTCCGTACTCGACCCTGGAGCCGATCCGCGACGTGCTCTACTCGACCACGGTGGGCGATTCCACCGAGCCGGACCGCCGCTGGGTCAACCTGCTGAAGCACCAGATCCAGGCCGCCGAGGTCGAGATCGTGGCCGAGCTGGGCCATGCCCCGGCCACCGTCGAGCAGCTGCTGGCCTTCAAGCCCGGTGATTTCATCGAGCTGGATCTGGAACAAGTGATCAAGGCCAAGATCGATGGCGTGCCGGTGTTCGACTGCCATTACGGCACCTCGAACGGCAAGTACGCCCTGAAAGTAGACAAGATGCTGACCGCCCCCGATGCGGGCTGGCTGGGAGCCCGTGATGTCACCTGA